In Prunus dulcis chromosome 2, ALMONDv2, whole genome shotgun sequence, a single genomic region encodes these proteins:
- the LOC117617275 gene encoding mediator of RNA polymerase II transcription subunit 12 isoform X1, whose protein sequence is MQRYHATGCTSAVNNNAIGGTSGRDSVRADSAALPANLSLASRRASQLNPYKLKCEKDPLNGRLGPPDFHPQTPNCPEETLTREYVQFGYRETVEGIEESREISLSQAQVFSKPIVFKCKEAIKKRFRAINESRAQKRKAGQVYGAPLADTLLSKPGVFPEQRHCSEDLRKKWIEGLSQQHKRLRSLADHVPHGYRKRPLFEVLTRNNVPLLRATWFIKVTYLNQARPGSAIISSGAPDKAQLSRTELWTKDVIDYLQYLLDELFSRNNSHSTSHNRDRSPQTLYAGSVPQRSDPASAVPDGEEPSLHFKWWYVVRLLQWHHAEGLLLPTLIIEWVLSQLQEKELLEIMQLLLPIVYGVLETVVLSQTYVRNLVGVAVRFIREPSQGGSDVVDNSRRAYTVSTVVEMLRYLILAVPDTFVALDCFPLPSCVVSYIVNDGLPKMSEDVRKIGNGSAEVASVFRSKGFDAQYQSLAFDHVVSSIQKRADNLAKAASPSYPFHSIAKAVQALDRSLVQGDVRGAYRFLFEDPCDGVANESWITGVSPCLRTSLKWIGTANLSFVCSVFFLCEWATCDFRDFRTAPPCELKFTGRKDFSQVHVVIQLLKLKIRDLQCSPQRKNDSFLGVGSVAKGSTQHNNFPVRISMGNSYETKNRLKNGDQRSIKSSNIFESPGPLHDIIVCWIDQHEAGKGEGFKRLQLLVIELIRSGIFHPHAYVRQLIVSGIMDKDGPVVEVDRRKRHYQILKLLPGLLMRDALKEAGIAEEPQLSEAMNLYSTERRLILRGLLSDQNKNANMIVSALKQKHFPIPGKDGPLPVSVDQWKAVQSSSNILSVKGGKSDADLEELKEAISVLLQLPNSSFPSTETGLDESQGSVKRPFGSIYNKMDLGEGTPGCEECKRAKRQKVSDERSSYIQGNSPIPSDDEDTWWMRKRVKSLEPMKVDPPVKSTKQVSRIRQKIVRKTQSLAQLAAARIEGSQGASTSHVCNNKVSCPHHRTGLEGETPKSTDPTKVSHGGDIVSIGKALKRLRFMEKRTITVWLMTVIRQLVEETEKTIAKVGQFGRTFTSVDDRSSIRWKLGEDELSAALYLMDVSNDLVLAVKFLLWLLPKVSSPSSTFHSGRNILLLPKNVESQVCEVGEAFLISSLRRYENIVIATDLIPEVLSAIMHRASAVVASNGRLSGSPALAYSRYLSKRYSNVASVIEWEKNFKAKCDKRLLSELESGQSVDGELGFPLGVPAGVEDLDDFFRQKISGVRLSRAGLNMREIVQRNVNVEDALHYFYGKERKLFAAGAHKGPPVEKWDDGYQIAQNVITELMDCIRQTGGAAQEGDPSLVSSAVSAIVGNVGPIIAKVSDFRAGGSYSSFPAATDSLNCARRILRIHISCLCLLKEALGERQTRVFEVALATEACSALAGVFSPGKASRNQYQSSPESHDSNTNASNDILNSSTKIGLGRTTKVAAAVSALIIGAVAQGVTSLERLVTVFKLKERLDIIQFVRSSRSNSNGNARSSGAFKGDISLEVYVHWFRLLVGNCRTVSDGLVVELLGEPTVIALSRMQRMLPLGLVFPPAYSIFAFVVWRPFLLNTSIAAREDFNQLYQSLTTAIGDAVKHSPFRDVCLRDSQGFYDLVAADGSDAEFAAILELNGSDMLLKSTAFVPLRARLFLNAIMDCKMPQSLFMQCEGNQVSGHGESKVQYAERETKLVDKLVHILDTLQPAKFHWQWVELRLLLNEQALIEKLETQDMSLVDAIRSSSPSPEKAAASENEKYFIEIILTRLLVRPDAAPLFSDVVHLFGRSLADSMLLQVKWFLGGSDVLFGRKTIRQRLLNIAETKGLSTKTQFWKPWGWCSYGFDPVTNKGDKKKFEVTSLEEGEMVEEGIDSKKYGKGLAPTYDIESYNVTQQRVTERALIELLLPCIDQSSDDSRNTFANDLIKQLSNIEVQISAVTRGTNKQAGPAPSGVEGPTSKGNNRKGIRGGSPGLARRAAVAADSAPPSPAALRASMSLRLQLLLRLLPIICADREPSGRNMRHGLASVVLRLLGNRVVNEDAELCVNLLQSSFSKREAESSTEAASAAFADLSSESLFDQLLLVLHGLLSSCQPSWLRPTKSTNESGKDFAAFDREMADHLQNDLDRMQLPERIRWRIQTAMPVVVPSIRCFVSCQPPPVPNTALAVLQTSISTPGFYSGISNPPQRNQVPLARTVANIPGKSKSLPSQDYDMDIDPWTLLEDGAGSGPSSSNSALIGSADHGNLRASSWLKGAVRVRRKDLTYIGAVDDDS, encoded by the exons ATGCAAAGGTATCATGCCACCGGCTGCACTAGTGCAGTTAATAACAACGCCATAGGTGGGACATCAGGGAGGGATTCTGTGCGAGCTGATTCAGCTGCATTGCCTGCTAACTTATCTCTAGCTTCGAG GCGCGCATCGCAGTTAAACCCTTACAAGTTGAAGTGCGAAAAAGACCCTTTGAATGGCCG ACTTGGGCCACCTGACTTTCACCCCCAAACTCCAAATTGCCCAGAGGAGACTCTTACCAGAGAATATGTGCAGTTTGGATACAGAGAGACTGTTGAAGGAATTGAG GAATCTAGAGAGATATCGCTGAGTCAGGCTCAAGTGTTTAGCAAGCCTATCGTCTTCAAATGCAAAGAG GCCATAAAAAAACGTTTTAGGGCCATCAATGAATCTCGTGCTCAAAAGAGGAAG GCTGGTCAAGTGTACGGTGCCCCTCTTGCTGATACACTATTGTCCAAGCCAGGCGTTTTTCCTGAACAGCGGCACTGCAGTGAAGACTTACGAAAAAAATGGATTGAG GGTCTATCACAACAACACAAGCGCTTGCGTTCGTTGGCTGATCATGTTCCTCACGGGTATAGGAAAAGACCCCTATTTGAAGTTCTTACAAGGAATAATGTTCCATTGCTGAGAGCAACTTGGTTTATTAAAGTAACTTATCTTAATCAG GCCAGGCCAGGTTCTGCCATTATTTCTTCTGGGGCACCTGATAAAGCTCAGTTGTCCCGCACAGAGCTCTGGACAAAAGATGTTATCGATTACCTGCAGTACCTTCTCGATGAGTTATTCTCGAGAAATAATTCTCATTCCACTTCACACAACAGAGATCGTTCGCCACAAACGCTTTATGCTGGGTCAGTTCCACAAAGGAGTGATCCAGCATCAGCAGTCCCTGACGGTGAGGAGCCTTCCCTACATTTCAAGTGGTGGTATGTGGTGCGGCTCTTGCAATGGCATCATGCCGAGGGGCTGCTTCTTCCTACTCTTATTATTGAGTGGGTTCTTAGTCAACTGCAg GAGAAAGAATTGCTTGAGATTATGCAGTTGCTCTTGCCTATTGTATATGGTGTTCTGGAAACTGTTGTTTTATCTCAAACATATGTGCGCAATCTTGTTGGGGTAGCTGTTCGTTTCATTCGCGAACCTTCTCAAGGAGGGTCAGATGTTGTGGATAACTCTCGTAGGGCATATACAGTGTCTACCGTGGTTGAGATGCTTCGTTATTTAATACTTGCTGTACCTGATACATTTGTGGCTTTGGACTGCTTTCCATTACCATCTTGTGTAGTCTCTTATATAGTAAATGATGGATTACCAAAGATGTCCGAGGATGTGAGAAAGATTGGAAATGGTTCGGCAGAAGTTGCTTCTGTGTTCAGAAGTAAAGGTTTTGATGCCCAATATCAGTCCTTGGCCTTTGATCATGTTGTTTCATCCATTCAGAAACGTGCTGACAATCTTGCAAAGGCTGCAAGCCCTAGTTATCCATTCCATAGTATTGCTAAAGCTGTACAGGCCCTAGATAGATCTCTTGTTCAGGGAGATGTTCGAGGGGCTTATAGATTTCTGTTTGAAGATCCTTGTGATGGAGTCGCAAATGAAAGTTGGATCACAGGAGTTAGTCCATGCTTGAGAACATCGTTGAAGTGGATTGGGACTGCGAACTTGTCATTTGTTTGCTCTGTGTTTTTCCTTTGTGAATGGGCAACATGTGATTTCAGGGATTTTCGAACTGCCCCACCTTGTGAGCTGAAGTTTACTGGCCGAAAGGATTTTTCTCAGGTACATGTTGTAATTCAGCTTTTGAAACTCAAGATAAGAGATTTACAATGTTCACCTCAACGTAAGAATGACAGCTTCCTTGGAGTCGGTAGTGTTGCAAAAGGTTCCACCCAGCATAATAATTTTCCTGTCAGAATATCCATGGGAAATTCCTATGAAACTAAGAATAGATTAAAAAATGGTGATCAAAGAAGTATAAAATCGTCAAATATATTCGAGAGCCCAGGTCCTTTACATGATATTATAGTGTGTTGGATTGATCAACATGAAGCAGGAAAAGGAGAAGGTTTCAAGCGCCTTCAACTACTTGTAATTGAACTCATACGATCTGGTATTTTTCACCCCCATGCCTATGTTAGGCAGCTGATAGTTAGTGGAATTATGGATAAGGATGGACCAGTGGTTGAAGTAGACAGACGGAAGAGGCATTATCAAATCTTGAAGCTGTTGCCTGGGCTCTTGATGCGTGATGCTTTGAAAGAAGCAGGGATTGCTGAAGAGCCTCAACTTTCAGAGGCTATGAACTTATACTCAACTGAGCGCCGCCTAATACTTCGTGGGCTTCTCTctgatcaaaataaaaatgcgAATATGATTGTGTCTGCTCTGAAGCAAAAGCATTTTCCTATCCCTGGAAAGGATGGTCCTTTGCCAGTTTCTGTTGATCAGTGGAAGGCGGTTCAGTCATCATCCAACATATTGTCTGTTAAAGGTGGCAAATCTGATGCTGATCTTGAAGAACTAAAGGAAGCAATCTCAGTTCTGTTGCAACTCCCAAATAGTTCATTCCCATCAACAGAAACAGGACTTGATGAATCCCAAGGGAGTGTGAAGAGGCCCTTTGGGTCAATTTATAATAAGATGGATCTGGGAGAAGGCACCCCTGGTTGTGAAGAATGCAAAAGGGCAAAGAGGCAAAAGGTGAGTGATGAAAGGAGCTCATACATCCAAGGAAATTCTCCAATTCCTTCTGACGATGAAGATACCTGGTGGATGAGGAAGAGAGTTAAATCCTTGGAGCCAATGAAGGTTGATCCACCAGTTAAGTCAACCAAACAGGTCTCTAGGATTCGGCAGAAAATAGTTCGTAAAACTCAAAGTCTTGCTCAACTAGCAGCTGCTAGGATTGAGGGTAGCCAGGGGGCATCTACAAGTCATGTCTGCAATAATAAAGTAAGCTGTCCTCATCATAGAACTGGACTGGAGGGAGAAACTCCGAAGTCTACAGATCCAACCAAAGTGAGCCATGGTGGAGATATTGTTTCAATTGGAAAAGCTTTAAAGCGGCTACGATTTATGGAGAAGAGGACTATTACGGTTTGGTTGATGACTGTTATTAGGCAGCTTGTTGAAGAGACTGAAAAGACTATTGCTAAGGTTGGCCAATTTGGTAGGACTTTCACTTCTGTTGATGATAGGAGCTCCATACGGTGGAAGCTCGGTGAAGATGAACTTTCTGCTGCACTGTATTTGATGGATGTTTCAAATGATTTAGTTTTAGCAGTCAAGTTTCTGCTTTGGTTGCTGCCAAAGGTTAGTAGCCCCAGTTCTACATTCCATAGTGGGAGAAACATTCTGCTGTTGCCGAAAAATGTTGAAAGCCAAGTGTGTGAAGTGGGGGAGGCATTTCTTATATCATCCCTTCGAAG GTATGAGAACATAGTTATTGCTACAGATCTTATTCCAGAAGTCTTGTCAGCTATAATGCACCGTGCTTCAGCAGTAGTGGCATCTAATGGAAGGCTTTCAGGGTCGCCTGCCTTAGCATACAGTCGGTATTTGTCGAAGCGATATAGTAATGTGGCTAGTGTCATTGAATGGGAGAAGAATTTCAAGGCAAAATGTGATAAGAGACTTCTTTCTGAACTCGAGTCTGGACAATCAGTGGATGGAGAGTTGGGGTTTCCACTTGGTGTTCCAGCAGGGGTTGAAGATCTTGATGATTTTTTCCGTCAAAAGATTAGTGGTGTCCGGTTGTCCAGGGCGGGTTTAAACATGAGAGAAATAGTGCAACGAAATGTGAATGTCGAGGATGCCTTGCATTATTTTTATGGCAAAGAGAGAAAACTCTTTGCTGCTGGTGCTCATAAAGGCCCTCCTGTTGAAAAATGGGATGATGGATATCAGATAGCTCAAAACGTAATTACAGAACTGATGGACTGCATTCGGCAGACTGGTGGTGCTGCTCAAGAAGGGGACCCCTCTTTGGTGTCTTCTGCTGTTTCTGCTATTGTGGGCAATGTAGGACCAATTATAGCAAAAGTTTCTGATTTTAGAGCAGGGGGTAGCTATTCAAGTTTTCCAGCTGCCACTGATTCCCTGAACTGTGCAAGGCGTATTTTGCGCATCCATATAAGTTGCCTATGCCTCCTTAAGGAAGCTCTTGGAGAGCGCCAAACCCGTGTATTTGAGGTAGCCCTTGCGACAGAAGCTTGTTCTGCTCTTGCTGGGGTTTTTTCTCCTGGAAAGGCATCTCGAAATCAATATCAGTCATCTCCTGAATCCCATGATTCCAACACTAATGCTTCTAATGATATTTTGAACAGTTCTACAAAAATTGGTCTTGGGAGAACAACAAAAGTTGCAGCTGCAGTTTCTGCGCTAATTATTGGGGCAGTTGCTCAAGGGGTTACTAGCCTGGAGAGATTGGTGACTGTATTCAAGTTAAAGGAAAGGTTGGATATAATTCAGTTTGTAAGGAGTAGTAGATCCAACTCTAATGGTAATGCTCGGTCTTCTGGGGCATTTAAGGGGGATATCTCGCTTGAAGTTTATGTGCATTGGTTTAGACTGCTTGTCGGAAACTGCAGAACTGTTTCTGATGGATTGGTTGTGGAACTCTTGGGTGAACCCACTGTGATAGCTCTTTCGAGGATGCAGCGTATGCTCCCCCTTGGTTTGGTCTTTCCACCGGCCTATTCaatatttgcttttgttgtatGGCGGCCATTCCTTCTTAACACTAGCATTGCAGCCCGGGAGGATTTTAATCAATTATATCAATCTTTAACAACAGCTATAGGTGATGCTGTAAAGCACTCGCCTTTTCGTGATGTGTGTTTGAGAGATAGTCAGGGTTTCTATGATCTCGTAGCTGCAGATGGCAGTGATGCTGAATTTGCAGCCATACTAGAGTTGAATGGTTCAGACATGCTTTTAAAATCCACGGCTTTTGTTCCGTTGCGTGCAAGGCTGTTTCTAAATGCTATCATGGATTGTAAGATGCCACAGTCTTTATTTATGCAGTGTGAAGGAAATCAGGTTTCTGGACATGGCGAATCGAAGGTTCAATATGCAGAACGTGAAACAAAGCTTGTAGATAAGCTTGTACATATCTTAGATACCCTGCAACCTGCAAAATTTCATTGGCAGTGGGTAGAGCTCAGGCTCCTCTTGAACGAACAAGCACTCATTGAAAAGCTTGAGACTCAGGATATGTCCTTAGTGGATGCCATTCGTTCATCCTCCCCTAGTCCTGAAAAGGCTGCTGCCTCTGAGAATGAGAAATATTTCATTGAAATCATCCTTACGAGATTATTGGTTAGACCTGATGCTGCACCTCTTTTCTCAGATGTGGTTCATCTTTTCGGGAGGTCACTAGCAGATTCTATGTTGTTGCAGGTGAAGTGGTTCTTGGGTGGGTCAGATGTTCTTTTTGGACGAAAAACCATTAGACAACGTCTTCTCAATATTGCTGAGACTAAAGGTCTCTCAACTAAGACCCAGTTTTGGAAGCCTTGGGGATGGTGTAGTTATGGTTTTGATCCTGTGACAAACAAGGGAGATAAGAAGAAGTTTGAAGTCACCTCCCTTGAAGAGGGTGAGATGGTTGAAGAGGGAATAGATTCAAAAAAGTACGGGAAAGGGCTCGCTCCAACATATGATATTGAAAGCTACAATGTCACCCAGCAGCGTGTGACAGAGAGGGCTCTCATTGAATTACTTCTTCCTTGTATAGATCAAAGCTCTGATGACTCACGCAATACCTTTGCGAATGATTTGATCAAGCAGTTGAGTAATATTGAGGTACAAATTAGTGCAGTTACTCGTGGGACAAATAAGCAAGCAGGGCCAGCTCCTTCTGGCGTTGAAGGTCCCACAAGCAAAGGAAATAATCGCAAAGGTATAAGGGGTGGGAGTCCTGGGTTAGCTAGACGTGCAGCAGTAGCAGCAGATTCTGCTCCACCATCCCCTGCAGCTTTGCGAGCTTCTATGTCACTGCGATTGCAGTTACTCTTAAGATTGCTTCCTATCATTTGTGCAGACAG GGAGCCATCAGGGCGAAACATGAGGCATGGGCTAGCCTCTGTAGTACTACGTCTTCTAGGAAACCGAGTTGTGAACGAGGATGCGGAGCTATGTGTCAATCTCTTGCAGAGTTCTTTTTCCAAGAGGGAGGCAGAGTCTTCAACAGAGGCTGCCTCTGCTGCTTTTGCAGACTTGTCAAGTGAAAGTCTCTTTGATCAGTTACTGTTGGTTCTGCATGGGCTGTTAAGCAGTTGCCAGCCAAGTTGGTTGAGGCCTACTAAGTCAACAAATGAGAGTGGAAAAGATTTTGCTGCATTTGATCGTGAAATGGCAGACCATTTACAG AATGACTTGGATCGTATGCAACTGCCGGAAAGGATTCGCTGGCGTATTCAAACTGCAATGCCTGTAGTTGTCCCTTCTATTCGGTGCTTTGTCTCTTGCCAACCACCACCTGTTCCGAATACTGCTTTGGCTGTTCTTCAAACCAGCATATCGACTCCTGGGTTTTATTCTGGAATCTCAAACCCACCTCAGAGAAATCAGGTTCCTCTGGCACGAACTGTAGCTAACATACCAGGGAAGTCTAAATCATTGCCGTCACAGGATTATGATATGGATATTGATCCATGGACGCTGCTGGAAGATGGTGCAGGATCAGGCCCATCTTCAAGTAACAGTGCTTTGATAGGCAGTGCAGACCATGGAAATCTTCGAGCATCTAGCTGGCTTAAAGGGGCGGTTAGGGTGAGACGAAAGGATCTCACATACATTGGTGCGGTGGATGATGACAGCTGA